One Gossypium hirsutum isolate 1008001.06 chromosome A11, Gossypium_hirsutum_v2.1, whole genome shotgun sequence genomic window carries:
- the LOC107911875 gene encoding homeobox-leucine zipper protein HAT3, translated as MGGKEDGLGLSLSLGCAQNQPSLKLNLMPLASPCMQNLQRRNIWNELFQSSDGQLETRSVAGGIDVNQAPALAECEEEDGVSSPYSTVSSIGGKRSERDPVCDETEAERPSCSRSSDDEDGGGAGDDASRKKLRLSKEQSLVLEETFKEHSNLNPKHKLALAMQLNLRPRQVEVWFQNRRARTKLKQTELDCEYLKRCCDNLTEENRRLQKEAQELRALKLSPQLYTHINPPTTLTMCPSCERVAVASSSSSSLAASSVPNSMHQRPVPASPWAALPLPVTHRPFNAPASRP; from the exons ATGGGTGGTAAAGAAGACGGTTTGGGGTTAAGTTTGAGCTTGGGGTGTGCTCAGAATCAGCCCTCGTTGAAGCTAAACCTCATGCCTTTAGCTTCACCCTGCATGCAAAACCTTCAACGGAGGAACATTTGGAATGAACTGTTTCAGTCTTCTG ATGGACAGTTGGAAACAAGATCAGTTGCTGGCGGAATTGATGTGAACCAGGCACCGGCCTTGGCTGAATGCGAGGAAGAAGATGGGGTCTCCTCGCCTTACAGCACCGTTTCAAGCATAGGTGGAAAGAGAAGCGAGAGAGACCCTGTGTGCGATGAAACCGAGGCTGAGAGACCGTCTTGCTCTCGTTCCAGTGACGATGAAGATGGCGGGGGTGCTGGTGACGATGCCTCGAGGAAGAAGCTTAGGCTTTCAAAGGAGCAGTCGTTGGTGCTTGAAGAGACCTTCAAGGAACATAGCAATCTTAATCCG AAGCACAAGTTGGCACTGGCAATGCAATTGAATCTGAGGCCCAGGCAAGTGGAGGTTTGGTTCCAGAACAGAAGAGCAAG GACAAAGTTGAAGCAGACGGAACTTGACTGTGAGTATCTAAAAAGATGTTGCGACAATCTGACAGAGGAAAACAGAAGGCTTCAGAAGGAAGCGCAAGAGCTTCGAGCATTAAAACTCTCCCCACAGCTCTACACCCACATCAACCCTCCCACAACCCTCACCATGTGCCCTTCTTGTGAACGTGTGGCTGTTGCTTCTTCTTCGTCTTCATCCTTGGCTGCTTCCTCTGTCCCTAACTCAATGCATCAAAGGCCGGTACCCGCTAGTCCTTGGGCTGCATTGCCATTGCCTGTTACTCATCGACCCTTCAATGCCCCTGCTTCTAGACCATAA
- the LOC107911874 gene encoding homeobox-leucine zipper protein HAT3, translating into MDDKDDGLGLSLSLGRAQNQPSLKLNLMPLASPCMQNHQQRNIWNELFQSSDGQLETRSFAGGIDVNQAPALAECEEEDGVSSPNSTVSSISGKRNERDPVGDETEAERQSFSRSSDDEDGGGAGDDASRKKLRLSKEQSLVLEETFKEHSTLNPKQKLALAMQLNLRPRQVEVWFQNRRARTKLKQTEVDCEYLKRCCDNLTEENRRLQKEAQELRALKLSPQLYTHINPPTTLTMCPSCERVAVASSSSSSLADSSAPNSKHQRPVPASSWAALPSPVTHRPFNAPASRP; encoded by the exons ATGGATGATAAAGATGACGGTTTGGGGTTAAGTTTGAGCTTGGGACGTGCTCAGAACCAGCCCTCGTTGAAGCTAAATCTCATGCCTTTAGCTTCACCTTGCATGCAAAACCATCAGCAGAGGAACATTTGGAATGAACTGTTTCAGTCTTCTG ATGGACAGTTGGAAACAAGATCATTTGCTGGTGGAATTGATGTGAACCAGGCACCGGCCTTGGCTGAATGCGAGGAAGAAGATGGGGTCTCCTCGCCTAACAGCACCGTTTCAAGCATAAGTGGAAAGAGAAACGAGAGAGACCCTGTGGGCGATGAAACCGAGGCTGAGAGACAGTCTTTCTCTCGTTCCAGTGACGATGAAGATGGCGGGGGTGCTGGTGACGATGCCTCGAGGAAGAAACTTAGGCTTTCAAAGGAGCAATCGTTGGTGCTTGAAGAAACCTTCAAGGAACATAGCACCCTTAATCCT AAGCAGAAGTTGGCACTGGCAATGCAATTGAATCTGAGGCCTAGGCAAGTGGAGGTTTGGTTCCAGAACAGAAGAGCAAG GACAAAGTTGAAGCAGACGGAAGTTGACTGTGAGTATCTAAAAAGATGTTGCGACAATCTAACAGAGGAAAACAGAAGGCTTCAGAAGGAAGCGCAAGAGCTTCGAGCATTAAAACTCTCCCCACAGCTCTACACCCACATCAACCCTCCCACAACCCTCACCATGTGCCCTTCTTGTGAACGTGTGGCTGTTGCTTCTTCTTCGTCTTCATCCTTGGCTGATTCCTCTGCCCCTAACTCAAAGCATCAAAGGCCGGTACCCGCTAGTTCTTGGGCTGCATTGCCATCGCCTGTTACTCATCGACCCTTCAATGCCCCTGCTTCTAGACCATAA